A single genomic interval of Suncus etruscus isolate mSunEtr1 chromosome 10, mSunEtr1.pri.cur, whole genome shotgun sequence harbors:
- the LOC126020972 gene encoding ubiquitin-conjugating enzyme E2 W-like → MASMQKRLQKELLALQNDPPPGMTLNEKSVQNSITQWIVDMEGAPGTLYEGEKFQLLFKFSSRYPFDSPQVMFTGENIPVHPHVYSNGHICLSILTEDWSPALSVQSVGLSIISMLSSCKEKRRPPDNSFYVRTCNKNPKKTKWWYHDDTC, encoded by the coding sequence ATGGCGTCAATGCAGAAACGACTGCAAAAAGAACTGTTGGCTTTGCAAAATGACCCACCTCCTGGGATGACTTTAAATGAAAAGAGTGTTCAAAATTCAATCACACAGTGGATTGTAGACATGGAAGGTGCACCAGGTACCTTATATGAAGGGGAAAAATTTCAACTTCTGTTTAAGTTTAGTAGTAGATATCCTTTTGACTCTCCTCAGGTCATGTTTACTGGTGAAAATATTCCCGTTCATCCTCATGTTTATAGCAATGGTCATATCTGTTTATCCATTCTAACAGAAGATTGGTCCCCAGCGCTCTCAGTTCAATCAGTTGGTCTTAGCATTATTAGCATGCTTTCCAGCTGCAAAGAAAAGAGACGACCACCAGATAATTCTTTTTATGTTCGAACATGTaacaaaaatccaaagaaaacaaaatggtggTATCATGATGATACTTGTTGA